aaaaacaaaaaacaaaaaacaaaaaacaccaaaactcCTGTTCTTCCTCCCATTTTTGTCTGAAGTATCGGGTGGTGAGGAAGTAAATGGCACAGAGTAATTCtaactgaaatactgcaaagtTCTGACCACAGGGGAAAGGAATCTGACCTGATGCTGGCCCAGGTATCTTTTTAAACATCAAAGTGCCTGTGCAGTACAAAAACCACAGCAACATGTAAACAGAGAGCTTTGTTTGTACATACCTGGAAGTTTTCcaagaagtaaaaatacagcagtgaaGATGCAGTGCATTTCTTACCTGATCTTCAAATGTTAGTTGTACTGCTTTAATGggattttgaaagcaaattttgCTCAGCAGGGAACTGGAGATGAGACTGACCTTGCTGAAAACTTCCAGGGCAGCCCTGAATTCCATCAGATGTATTTTGTGGGATACTATCTCAAATATCAGTAATGGCATCCTTTCTTGGACTTCATCTAAGCTTATGAGTCATTAGGAAACCTTTCAGTAGCTGAGGCACACAAAGATgcaatgaatatatttattcaaATATAACATGtataaaaaggcagaaaataatatATGAGAAAAAGGGATGGAGCCTATGTGCTATGTGACATTCTGTGATATTTACATTGAACCACGAACCTTGCAGGCGAGGGATTGGAGAGGTGACATATGGCCAGGCTGCTTTGGTGGGGTTATATTCAAGAGTATACCTCTTTGCATGGGTGGTACAGGGGCACATGGCAGTGTTGCTTTGCTGTCTTCAAAGACATGGCCACCAGAACATGCTGTGGGCAGCAACGTACTAAAGTAACTTGGCAAGCCCCAAGCAGAAGGCCTCTTTATCTGAGAGATGAGGCAGAGGGAAGACTGCCACCGGTCCCTCTTTGCAGCATGGAGCCATCCTGTACTTGTCGCACATCTCTAAGAGTGTACCACCCCCATCCCAGGGAAGCAGGGACTCGTGTAGGAAACAGCTTTCACAAGGCAGAATACGGCTGGGGGCAAGGCAGAAGCCATGCTTTCactaggggaaaaaacaagCTGGAGAATAAGCAATCTGTTTGCTGAAATATATTGCAAGAGCTCTAAAACCTAATTAAAATTCACCCCATGACCAGTGTGTAGGGTTGCTCCTTTACACTGATGCTCTTTGAAAATTCATTCTGCTGCTCACCATGTGGCATTTCACAGCGCATCCTGAAAGGACATACAGGGTCATCCCCTGGGGACACTGAGCACACAAGGCAGCCTGTGGGGCTCAGGGCAGCCACTTGCTCTGAGGACTGCAACTGGTTGTGCTCAGAGCACTCCAGCACTGTCAGTGCAGCCAGAGATCTGGCTGGGCACCAAAGATGACTGAGTGACCCCAGAGCCTCTGGTGGGGCTCCAAAGGACACGGGCACAGGGTCGAAGCAGCCCTTTCAGGTGGGCTTTGAATGTCACCCCTGCAAAGGCATAGATCACAGGGTTGAGGCAGCAGTGGATGAAGGAAATGGtctctgtgagctgcagggcCAGAGCAATGTGCCTGCTGGCCTGGCAGTTGTCAATGATAagcaggctctgcagggagTCCAAGAAGAGCACAACGTTGAAGGGGGtccagaagaggaagaaaacgATGACAATGATGAAAATCATCTTGATTGCTTTGATCTTGTTCTGATTTTTGCATTTTCGCAGGTTTCTTAGGATCTGGGCATAGCAATGGATGAGGATGCTAAAGGGAATCAAGAGACCCAAGATGTTGGCAGCAAACTGAGTTGTAACCTTCCAGATATTGTTGCCAGGGGGATAAATGGGGACACACTGCACAGACTGCTCAATTTCCAGCTGCTGGTTGAACGCAATGTTGGGTACAGAAGCCAAGCCAGCCACCAGCCACAGGATTAAGCTGATCATTGTGCCGCAGGAAGCTGTCCGTATTTTCATGGCATAGACAGCATGGACAATTGCTATGTACCTGTCAATGCTCATCAGAGt
The window above is part of the Coturnix japonica isolate 7356 chromosome 2, Coturnix japonica 2.1, whole genome shotgun sequence genome. Proteins encoded here:
- the LOC107309362 gene encoding C-C chemokine receptor type 8-like isoform X2; the protein is MNPTDQFLSTTEYGYGYDENTAPCNEGNGFPRFKSLLLPILYCLVFVFCLLGNSLVLWILLTRKRLMTMTDICLLNLAASDLLFVVPLPFQAYYASDQWVFGNAMCKIMAGIYYTGFYSSIFFITLMSIDRYIAIVHAVYAMKIRTASCGTMISLILWLVAGLASVPNIAFNQQLEIEQSVQCVPIYPPGNNIWKVTTQFAANILGLLIPFSILIHCYAQILRNLRKCKNQNKIKAIKMIFIIVIVFFLFWTPFNVVLFLDSLQSLLIIDNCQASRHIALALQLTETISFIHCCLNPVIYAFAGVTFKAHLKGLLRPCARVLWSPTRGSGVTQSSLVPSQISGCTDSAGVL
- the LOC107309362 gene encoding C-C chemokine receptor type 8-like isoform X1 gives rise to the protein MTYRIYMAQRKKPTGRTQTLYLSFFPSQESKMNPTDQFLSTTEYGYGYDENTAPCNEGNGFPRFKSLLLPILYCLVFVFCLLGNSLVLWILLTRKRLMTMTDICLLNLAASDLLFVVPLPFQAYYASDQWVFGNAMCKIMAGIYYTGFYSSIFFITLMSIDRYIAIVHAVYAMKIRTASCGTMISLILWLVAGLASVPNIAFNQQLEIEQSVQCVPIYPPGNNIWKVTTQFAANILGLLIPFSILIHCYAQILRNLRKCKNQNKIKAIKMIFIIVIVFFLFWTPFNVVLFLDSLQSLLIIDNCQASRHIALALQLTETISFIHCCLNPVIYAFAGVTFKAHLKGLLRPCARVLWSPTRGSGVTQSSLVPSQISGCTDSAGVL